The following are encoded together in the Arthrobacter sp. Y-9 genome:
- a CDS encoding Lsr2 family protein: protein MAQRVKIILVDDVDGGVADETIRFGLDGNNYEIDLSAENAQKFRGAFEEYITVARRVTSTTRTPKRAAAKGQDTAQIRKWAQENGYKVSSRGRVHADIIEAYHKANS, encoded by the coding sequence ATGGCACAGCGAGTCAAAATCATTCTTGTCGACGACGTCGACGGCGGCGTAGCCGATGAAACCATCCGCTTCGGGCTGGATGGAAACAACTATGAGATTGATCTCTCCGCTGAAAATGCTCAGAAGTTCCGGGGCGCTTTTGAGGAATACATCACCGTCGCCCGCCGGGTGACCAGCACCACCCGCACTCCGAAGCGCGCCGCGGCGAAGGGTCAGGACACCGCCCAGATCCGCAAGTGGGCTCAGGAGAACGGCTACAAGGTCAGCTCCCGCGGCCGCGTGCACGCCGACATCATCGAGGCGTACCACAAGGCCAACAGCTGA
- a CDS encoding T6SS immunity protein Tdi1 domain-containing protein, with translation MFDRFRALYAPLREDVPAGSAWLPERLTTVPGYTNFAAEFAGATFDGGLYRFHDDLSGPSAMKLIEGAFPEFSNRVLPFGYDWLGQQFAVDYGRVVDGEPQVLLLMPGTGEALDIPVSFAAFHEEEVVEYPDAALASEFFYSWSAPNTDVLPLRRDQCVGYRIPLFLGGQDEEQNLEITDLEVYWSLTGQLRVSTLDLPPGTPIQGVTRGE, from the coding sequence ATGTTTGATCGTTTCCGCGCACTGTATGCCCCGCTCCGGGAGGACGTTCCGGCGGGTTCTGCTTGGTTGCCCGAACGGCTCACCACGGTCCCGGGGTACACGAATTTCGCCGCGGAGTTTGCGGGGGCGACGTTCGATGGGGGCCTCTACCGTTTCCACGACGATCTGTCTGGTCCGAGCGCCATGAAGCTGATCGAGGGAGCATTTCCTGAGTTCTCTAACCGGGTCCTTCCTTTCGGCTACGACTGGCTCGGCCAACAGTTCGCCGTTGACTACGGGCGCGTCGTGGACGGAGAGCCGCAGGTCCTCCTACTTATGCCGGGAACAGGCGAGGCCTTGGATATCCCGGTGTCATTCGCCGCGTTCCACGAGGAAGAAGTCGTTGAATATCCGGACGCAGCTCTGGCCTCCGAATTCTTCTACTCCTGGTCGGCTCCCAACACCGATGTTCTGCCGTTGCGCCGCGATCAGTGTGTGGGGTACCGGATCCCGCTGTTCCTCGGCGGCCAGGATGAGGAACAGAACCTCGAGATCACCGACCTGGAGGTCTACTGGTCCCTCACAGGCCAATTGCGCGTCAGCACCCTGGACCTGCCACCCGGGACCCCGATTCAAGGAGTCACAAGGGGCGAATAG
- a CDS encoding SRPBCC domain-containing protein, with product MMTENPETAENAIRLERHFPHPIERVWEAITTPELLARWWAAGDIAPVVGHRFTLDMAHWGEQRCEVLAVEPGRSLTILFAEGVLDTTITWRLESVADGTVLHFEHAGFRLDTPAGRQALDGMGHGWPGVLGRIETVLAETT from the coding sequence ATGATGACTGAGAACCCCGAGACCGCCGAGAACGCCATCCGTCTCGAACGCCACTTCCCGCACCCGATCGAGCGCGTCTGGGAAGCCATCACGACGCCGGAACTCCTCGCCCGCTGGTGGGCCGCGGGAGACATCGCGCCCGTCGTCGGGCACCGCTTCACGCTCGACATGGCCCATTGGGGCGAGCAGCGCTGTGAAGTCCTCGCCGTCGAGCCCGGTAGGTCCCTCACGATCCTCTTCGCCGAGGGCGTCCTCGACACCACGATCACCTGGCGACTGGAAAGCGTGGCCGACGGCACCGTGCTGCATTTCGAGCACGCGGGCTTCCGCCTGGACACGCCGGCGGGCCGGCAGGCACTCGACGGAATGGGCCACGGCTGGCCCGGCGTGCTCGGCCGGATCGAGACCGTGCTGGCCGAAACCACCTGA
- a CDS encoding metalloregulator ArsR/SmtB family transcription factor, giving the protein MLPDVFGALANPARRRMLDALRAGPLTAGELTGLLELSRSAASEHLAVLRETGLVREERRGRNRVYHLRPAGLEQAGDWLKPYEHYWNRRLDALGDLLDAAAPAASDPAPHQADPAHDTPPHPTERTDDD; this is encoded by the coding sequence GTGCTTCCCGACGTCTTCGGCGCTCTCGCCAACCCTGCCCGGCGCAGGATGCTGGACGCCCTGCGCGCGGGACCGCTCACGGCCGGCGAGCTCACCGGGCTTCTTGAACTGAGCCGGTCGGCGGCCTCCGAACACCTCGCCGTGCTGCGCGAGACCGGCCTCGTCCGGGAGGAGCGCCGAGGCCGGAACCGCGTGTACCACCTGCGGCCGGCCGGGTTGGAGCAGGCGGGCGACTGGCTCAAACCGTACGAGCACTACTGGAACCGCCGCCTCGACGCCCTCGGGGACCTCCTCGACGCCGCGGCGCCCGCGGCCTCGGACCCCGCGCCGCACCAGGCAGACCCCGCACACGACACCCCTCCCCACCCCACAGAACGGACCGATGATGACTGA
- a CDS encoding amino-acid N-acetyltransferase, with the protein MPAADFTLRPARTSDVPGIKRLVAPLAEERILMAKETVAYYEGIQELRVAESSEGELIGCGALHVMWEDLAEIRTLAAADSWRGRGVGHALVKRLLDEARALGVSRVFCLTFEVDFFQRHGFEVMADQSAVDPAVYAELLRSHDEGVAEFLDLARVKPNTLGNTRMIRRL; encoded by the coding sequence ATGCCAGCAGCCGACTTCACGCTCCGCCCCGCACGCACCTCCGACGTCCCGGGGATCAAGCGACTCGTGGCGCCGCTGGCTGAGGAGCGCATCCTCATGGCCAAGGAGACGGTCGCCTATTACGAGGGCATCCAGGAACTGCGCGTCGCCGAGTCCTCCGAGGGCGAGCTGATCGGTTGCGGCGCCCTCCACGTCATGTGGGAGGACCTCGCCGAGATCCGCACCCTCGCCGCCGCGGACAGCTGGCGGGGCAGGGGCGTGGGCCACGCCCTCGTCAAGCGCCTCCTGGACGAGGCCCGTGCTCTCGGGGTCAGCCGGGTGTTCTGCCTGACGTTCGAGGTCGATTTCTTCCAGCGCCACGGGTTCGAGGTCATGGCGGACCAGAGCGCCGTCGATCCGGCCGTCTACGCGGAGCTGCTGCGCTCCCATGACGAGGGCGTCGCCGAGTTCCTGGACCTCGCCCGGGTCAAGCCCAACACCCTGGGCAACACCCGCATGATCCGCCGTCTCTGA
- the dhaK gene encoding dihydroxyacetone kinase subunit DhaK — MKKLINDPRAVVEEAVEGFGLAHPDLVTVTADPLFIARKDAPVAGKVGLVSGGGSGHEPLHAGFVGLGMLDAAVPGAVFTSPTPDQILPATLAANSGAGVVQIVKNYTGDVLNFETAAELAQAEGVDVRSVLVNDDVAVEDSLYTAGRRGVGGTVLVEKIAGAAAERGDSLDAVEEIANRVNRNVRTMGVALSACTVPHAGVPSFDLAEDEIEIGIGIHGEPGRHRIPLENADAITARLLSPVLEDLQAAPGQKVLLFVNGMGGTPQSELYIVFRAASQILAEAGLEVQRSLVGNYITALEMQGCSISVLKLDEEMVALWDAPVHTAALRWGV, encoded by the coding sequence ATGAAAAAGCTCATCAATGACCCGCGCGCAGTGGTGGAGGAGGCCGTCGAAGGATTCGGCCTCGCCCACCCCGATCTGGTGACCGTGACCGCGGACCCGCTCTTCATCGCCCGCAAGGACGCGCCGGTGGCCGGCAAGGTGGGACTCGTCTCCGGAGGCGGCAGCGGGCACGAACCGCTGCACGCGGGATTCGTCGGACTCGGGATGCTGGACGCCGCCGTTCCGGGCGCCGTCTTCACCAGCCCCACCCCGGACCAGATCCTCCCGGCGACCCTCGCCGCGAACTCGGGCGCCGGCGTCGTGCAGATCGTCAAGAACTACACCGGTGACGTGCTGAACTTCGAGACCGCCGCCGAACTCGCCCAGGCCGAAGGCGTGGACGTGCGCTCGGTCCTGGTGAACGACGACGTCGCGGTCGAGGACTCGCTCTACACCGCCGGCCGCCGTGGTGTCGGCGGCACGGTGCTGGTGGAGAAGATCGCCGGCGCCGCCGCGGAGCGGGGCGACTCACTGGACGCCGTCGAGGAGATCGCCAACCGCGTCAACCGGAACGTCCGCACGATGGGCGTGGCCCTCAGCGCCTGCACCGTCCCGCACGCCGGGGTTCCGAGCTTCGACCTGGCCGAGGACGAGATCGAGATCGGCATCGGCATCCACGGCGAGCCCGGCCGGCACCGCATCCCGCTCGAGAACGCCGACGCCATCACCGCACGGCTGCTGTCCCCGGTCCTGGAGGACCTCCAGGCCGCGCCGGGACAGAAGGTCCTGCTGTTCGTGAACGGCATGGGCGGCACCCCGCAGAGCGAGCTCTACATCGTCTTCCGGGCCGCCTCCCAGATCCTCGCGGAAGCCGGCCTGGAGGTGCAGCGCAGCCTGGTGGGGAACTACATCACGGCGCTCGAAATGCAGGGCTGCTCGATCTCCGTCCTGAAGCTGGACGAGGAGATGGTGGCACTCTGGGATGCTCCCGTGCACACCGCGGCACTCCGGTGGGGGGTCTGA
- the disA gene encoding DNA integrity scanning diadenylate cyclase DisA has product MARTPEETLTATLARVAPGTALRDGLERILRGRTGALIVLGSDRTVDSICSGGFEIGIEFSPTRLRELAKMDGAIVCDKDARHIVRAGVQLVPDSSIETSESGTRHRTAERVAKQTGFPVISVSQSMQIIALYVNGLRHVLEGSEKVSARANQALATLERYRSRLDQVTAALSSLEIEAMVTVRDVAVTLQRQEMVRRISEEISQLVLELGLDGRLLALQLDELTAGRGPGSEVILRDYAGSDASAEDIEQAVAALRELSAQDLVDPHRIAAIIAGAGGEASPDAVVEPRGYRLLSGLKAVPGAVADRLVEHFGGLQYLMAATIEDLMQVDGIGEQRARSVREGLSRMAESSLLDRYI; this is encoded by the coding sequence ATGGCCCGCACACCAGAAGAGACGCTCACGGCGACACTGGCCCGCGTCGCACCCGGCACAGCCCTGCGTGACGGCCTGGAGCGGATCCTCCGCGGACGCACCGGCGCGCTGATCGTGCTGGGCTCGGACCGCACGGTCGACTCCATCTGCTCGGGCGGCTTTGAGATCGGGATCGAGTTCTCCCCGACCCGCCTGCGCGAGCTGGCGAAGATGGACGGCGCGATCGTCTGCGACAAGGACGCCCGCCACATCGTCCGCGCGGGGGTTCAGCTCGTCCCGGATTCGAGCATCGAGACCTCCGAATCGGGCACTCGGCACCGCACCGCCGAACGCGTCGCCAAGCAGACGGGCTTCCCCGTGATCTCGGTCAGCCAGTCGATGCAGATCATCGCCCTGTACGTGAACGGCCTGCGCCATGTGCTGGAAGGCTCCGAGAAGGTCTCCGCCCGCGCCAACCAGGCCCTCGCCACGCTCGAGCGCTACCGCTCCCGCCTGGACCAGGTGACCGCGGCGCTCTCCTCCCTGGAGATCGAAGCCATGGTGACCGTGCGCGACGTCGCGGTCACGCTGCAGCGCCAGGAGATGGTGCGCCGGATCTCCGAGGAGATCTCCCAGCTGGTCCTGGAGCTCGGCCTGGACGGACGCCTTCTGGCCCTGCAGCTCGACGAGCTCACCGCCGGCCGCGGCCCGGGCAGCGAGGTGATCCTGCGGGATTACGCCGGCTCCGACGCCTCCGCCGAGGACATCGAGCAGGCCGTCGCCGCGTTGCGCGAGCTGAGCGCGCAGGACCTCGTGGACCCGCACCGGATCGCGGCGATCATCGCCGGGGCGGGCGGCGAAGCGTCGCCGGACGCCGTCGTCGAACCGCGCGGTTATCGCCTGCTCTCCGGGCTGAAAGCGGTGCCCGGCGCCGTCGCCGACCGCCTCGTGGAACACTTCGGCGGGCTGCAGTACCTCATGGCCGCCACGATCGAGGACCTCATGCAGGTGGACGGCATCGGTGAGCAGCGTGCCCGCAGCGTCCGCGAGGGCCTGTCCCGCATGGCCGAATCGAGCCTGCTGGACCGCTACATCTAG
- a CDS encoding ATP-dependent Clp protease ATP-binding subunit — protein MFERFTDRARRVVVLAQEEARLLNHNYIGTEHILLGLIHEGDGIAAKALESLGISLDGVREQVQEIIGQGQQAPSGHIPFTPRAKKVLELSLREALQLGHNYIGTEHILLGLIREGEGVAAQVLVKLGADLSKVRQQVNQLLTGYQGGKETAGAGVGSGQQEGTPAGSVVLDQFGRNLTQAARENKLDPVIGREHEMERVMQVLSRRTKNNPVLIGEPGVGKTAVVEGLAQAIVRGDVPETIKNKQLYTLDLGSLVAGSRYRGDFEERLKKVLKEIRTRGDIILFIDEIHTLVGAGAAEGAIDAASILKPMLARGELQTIGATTLDEYRKHIEKDAALERRFQPIQVAEPSVDHAVQILKGLRDRYEAHHRVSITDGALEAAATLAQRYISDRFLPDKAIDLIDEAGARLRIRRMTPPAELKEMDVAIEAVKREKESAIDAQDFEGAAALRDREQKLVTERHEKEEAWRNGGPDEIAEVDEELIAEVLANSTGIPVFKLTQEESSRLLKMEDELHKRVVGQDDAIKALSQAIRRTRAGLKDPKRPGGSFIFAGPTGVGKTELAKALAEFLFGDEDALITLDMSEYSEKHTVSRLFGAPPGYVGYEEGGQLTEKVRRRPFSVVLFDEVEKAHADLFNSLLQILEDGRLTDSQGRVVDFKNTVIIMTTNLGTRDISKGVMTGFQSGTDTKTGYDRMRARVTEELKQHFRPEFLNRVDDVVVFPQLTQDEIIEIVDLFVTRLENRLKDRDMGIELTPAAKVLLATRGYDPAMGARPLRRTIQREIEDQLSEKILFGELKAGDIVLVDVEGEGDEAKFTFAGTAKPTVPELAPSTHGDSSAGELGSGAA, from the coding sequence ATGTTTGAGAGATTCACGGACAGAGCTCGCCGGGTAGTCGTCCTTGCACAGGAAGAAGCCCGGCTGCTCAACCACAATTACATCGGGACCGAGCACATCCTGCTGGGCCTTATCCACGAGGGTGACGGCATCGCCGCGAAAGCGCTCGAGTCCCTGGGAATCTCGCTTGACGGCGTCCGCGAGCAGGTCCAGGAGATCATCGGCCAGGGCCAGCAGGCGCCGTCGGGTCACATTCCCTTCACCCCGCGTGCCAAGAAGGTCCTGGAGCTGTCTCTGCGTGAGGCCCTCCAGCTCGGCCACAACTACATCGGCACCGAGCACATCCTGCTGGGCCTCATCCGCGAGGGTGAAGGCGTCGCCGCGCAGGTGCTGGTCAAGCTGGGTGCGGACCTCTCCAAGGTCCGCCAGCAGGTCAACCAGCTCCTGACGGGTTACCAGGGTGGCAAGGAGACCGCCGGCGCCGGCGTGGGTTCGGGCCAGCAGGAAGGCACCCCGGCCGGTTCCGTGGTGCTGGACCAGTTCGGCCGCAACCTGACCCAGGCCGCGCGGGAGAACAAGCTCGATCCGGTGATCGGCCGCGAGCACGAGATGGAACGCGTCATGCAGGTCCTCTCGCGCCGCACCAAGAACAACCCGGTGCTGATCGGTGAGCCCGGCGTCGGCAAGACCGCCGTCGTCGAGGGTCTCGCCCAGGCGATCGTCCGCGGAGACGTGCCGGAGACCATCAAGAACAAGCAGCTCTACACCCTGGACCTCGGGTCCCTGGTGGCGGGCTCGCGGTACCGCGGTGATTTCGAGGAGCGCCTGAAGAAGGTCCTCAAGGAGATCCGCACCCGTGGCGACATCATCCTGTTCATCGACGAGATCCACACCCTGGTGGGTGCGGGCGCCGCCGAGGGCGCGATCGACGCCGCCTCGATCCTGAAGCCGATGCTGGCCCGTGGTGAACTCCAGACCATCGGCGCCACCACGCTGGACGAGTACCGCAAGCACATCGAGAAGGACGCCGCACTCGAGCGCCGCTTCCAGCCCATCCAGGTCGCGGAGCCGAGCGTGGATCACGCCGTCCAGATCCTGAAGGGCCTGCGCGACCGCTACGAGGCGCACCACCGCGTGAGCATCACCGACGGCGCTCTCGAGGCCGCCGCCACGCTCGCGCAGCGCTACATCTCGGACCGCTTCCTGCCGGACAAGGCCATCGACCTGATCGACGAGGCCGGAGCCCGTCTGCGCATCCGCCGCATGACGCCTCCCGCTGAGCTGAAGGAGATGGACGTCGCCATCGAGGCGGTCAAGCGGGAGAAGGAATCCGCGATCGACGCTCAGGACTTCGAGGGCGCCGCGGCACTGCGTGACCGTGAGCAGAAGCTCGTGACCGAGCGTCACGAGAAGGAAGAAGCCTGGCGCAACGGCGGTCCGGATGAGATCGCCGAGGTGGATGAGGAACTCATCGCCGAAGTGCTGGCCAACTCCACGGGCATCCCGGTCTTCAAGCTGACGCAGGAGGAGTCCAGTCGTCTGCTCAAGATGGAGGACGAGCTGCACAAGCGTGTGGTCGGCCAGGACGACGCCATCAAGGCGCTGTCCCAGGCCATCCGCCGCACCCGTGCAGGCCTCAAGGATCCGAAGCGCCCGGGTGGCTCGTTCATCTTCGCCGGCCCCACCGGCGTCGGCAAGACCGAGCTGGCCAAGGCTCTCGCGGAGTTCCTGTTCGGTGACGAGGACGCCCTCATCACGCTGGACATGTCCGAGTACTCGGAGAAGCACACCGTGTCGCGGCTCTTCGGAGCGCCTCCCGGATACGTGGGCTACGAAGAGGGCGGCCAGCTGACGGAGAAGGTCCGTCGCCGTCCGTTCTCCGTGGTGCTGTTCGACGAGGTGGAGAAGGCTCACGCCGATCTCTTCAACTCGCTCCTGCAGATCCTGGAGGACGGTCGCCTGACCGACTCCCAGGGCCGCGTGGTGGACTTCAAGAACACCGTGATCATCATGACCACGAACCTCGGCACCCGGGACATCTCCAAGGGCGTCATGACGGGCTTCCAGTCCGGCACGGACACCAAGACGGGCTACGACCGGATGCGGGCGCGGGTCACGGAGGAGCTCAAGCAGCACTTCCGCCCCGAGTTCCTGAACCGTGTCGATGACGTCGTGGTCTTCCCGCAGCTGACGCAGGACGAGATCATCGAGATCGTCGACCTGTTCGTCACCCGCCTGGAGAACCGTCTGAAGGACCGGGACATGGGCATCGAGCTCACGCCGGCCGCCAAGGTCCTGCTGGCCACCCGTGGCTACGACCCCGCGATGGGCGCCCGTCCGCTCCGCCGGACCATCCAGCGCGAGATCGAGGACCAGCTCAGCGAGAAGATCCTCTTCGGGGAGCTCAAGGCCGGGGACATCGTTCTGGTGGACGTCGAGGGCGAAGGCGACGAGGCGAAGTTCACCTTCGCCGGCACCGCCAAGCCCACGGTCCCGGAGCTCGCTCCGAGCACTCACGGTGACAGCAGTGCCGGGGAGCTGGGCAGCGGAGCCGCCTGA
- the dhaM gene encoding dihydroxyacetone kinase phosphoryl donor subunit DhaM: MTVGIVVVSHSIKIAEGACELAAQMAPSVRLEAAGGTDDGGLGTSLEKVMSAVEAANSGEGVVILCDLGSAVMVAESAVEFLGTPQDVSLADAPLIEGLVAASVAAQGGAGVAAVKAAAESALAQQVQARIDDSTAPPVRPRAVAEDADESVSVGGAIVEDFEVLNQLGLHARPAAVLAGYLGGLDVEVDINGADGQSVMMLMTLAAGQGTVLHVRASGPDARRAMDFIAEQCRTGFGEL; the protein is encoded by the coding sequence ATGACTGTCGGAATCGTCGTCGTCTCCCACAGCATCAAGATCGCGGAGGGGGCGTGTGAGCTGGCTGCTCAGATGGCGCCGTCGGTGCGTCTCGAGGCGGCCGGCGGCACCGACGACGGCGGGCTGGGCACCAGCCTGGAGAAGGTGATGTCCGCGGTCGAAGCGGCGAATTCCGGCGAGGGTGTGGTGATCCTCTGCGATCTGGGTTCGGCCGTCATGGTGGCCGAGAGCGCCGTCGAATTCCTCGGCACGCCGCAGGATGTCTCGCTGGCCGACGCCCCGCTCATCGAAGGTCTCGTCGCCGCGTCGGTCGCCGCTCAGGGCGGCGCCGGAGTGGCCGCGGTCAAGGCCGCCGCCGAGTCCGCGCTGGCACAGCAGGTCCAGGCCCGCATCGACGACAGCACCGCGCCTCCCGTGCGCCCCCGCGCCGTCGCCGAGGACGCCGACGAGTCCGTGTCCGTGGGCGGCGCGATCGTCGAGGACTTCGAGGTGCTGAACCAGCTCGGCCTGCATGCCCGCCCCGCCGCGGTGCTCGCCGGGTACCTTGGCGGCCTGGACGTGGAGGTCGACATCAACGGCGCCGACGGCCAGTCCGTCATGATGCTCATGACCCTCGCCGCGGGTCAGGGAACGGTGCTGCACGTGCGCGCGAGCGGCCCCGACGCCCGCCGTGCCATGGATTTCATCGCCGAACAGTGCCGGACCGGTTTCGGCGAGCTCTGA
- the dhaL gene encoding dihydroxyacetone kinase subunit DhaL, which produces MAQTLDLAWALDWLRRSGAVLAENRMALIELDRAIGDADHGENMDRGFTAALAKLEEQPPATPGAALKSVAMSLMSKVGGAAGPLYGTAFLRAATALGDAEELDSEALVVALAAARDGIVARGKAEPGDKTMIDAWTPAVEAAQAAVGESPADLLDRAATAAEQGAAATEPLVARKGRASYLGERSAGHRDPGSQSTALLLRAAADAAAAVS; this is translated from the coding sequence ATGGCGCAGACGCTCGATCTCGCCTGGGCCCTCGACTGGCTGCGCCGCTCGGGCGCCGTGCTCGCGGAGAACCGCATGGCGCTCATCGAACTGGACCGTGCCATCGGGGACGCCGATCACGGGGAGAACATGGACCGCGGATTCACGGCGGCCCTGGCCAAGCTGGAGGAGCAGCCCCCGGCGACTCCCGGGGCGGCCCTGAAGTCGGTTGCGATGTCCCTCATGTCCAAGGTGGGTGGCGCCGCCGGGCCCCTCTACGGGACGGCGTTCCTGCGTGCGGCCACGGCCCTGGGCGACGCCGAGGAACTCGATTCTGAGGCCCTCGTGGTGGCCCTGGCGGCCGCCCGCGACGGGATCGTGGCGCGAGGCAAGGCCGAACCCGGGGACAAGACCATGATCGATGCCTGGACGCCCGCCGTCGAGGCCGCTCAGGCCGCGGTGGGGGAGAGCCCCGCCGACCTCCTGGACCGTGCCGCGACCGCCGCCGAGCAGGGCGCCGCCGCCACGGAGCCGCTCGTGGCACGCAAGGGCCGTGCCAGCTATCTCGGCGAACGCAGCGCGGGGCATCGCGACCCCGGTTCCCAGTCGACGGCGCTCCTCCTCCGGGCGGCAGCGGACGCGGCGGCAGCGGTGTCCTGA
- a CDS encoding A/G-specific adenine glycosylase — MTTYPSDSIKLKTARLIEDWFLATGRDLPWRTALPHSRGCSPWGVMVSEFMLQQTPVVRVLPVWEAWMKRWPTPAALAAEPASEAVRAWGRLGYPRRAQRLHAAAVAIVEEHDGAVPDTREALQALPGVGTYTSAAIAAFAFGRRESVVDTNIRRVHARLFTGSALPAPAFTAAEARLAEQLLPEDRAESVTWNAAVMELGALVCTARSPKCEECPVAAECAWLAAGRPEPEYTPKGQSWHGTDRQVRGAMMAVLREAGAPVPRELFLARPEGWDADAASVDLAWGGPDGVFRKLDALHRLQAPADQLERCLAGLLKDRLATESPAGLTL, encoded by the coding sequence ATGACCACGTACCCCAGCGACAGCATCAAGCTGAAGACCGCCCGCCTCATCGAGGACTGGTTCCTGGCCACCGGCCGCGACCTCCCGTGGCGGACCGCCCTCCCTCACTCCCGGGGATGCAGCCCGTGGGGCGTCATGGTCAGTGAGTTCATGCTCCAGCAGACTCCCGTGGTGCGTGTCCTCCCGGTGTGGGAGGCCTGGATGAAGCGCTGGCCGACGCCCGCGGCTCTGGCGGCCGAGCCTGCCTCCGAAGCCGTCCGCGCCTGGGGGCGCCTCGGATACCCCCGGCGTGCGCAGCGGCTGCACGCGGCCGCCGTCGCGATCGTCGAAGAGCACGACGGCGCCGTGCCGGACACGCGCGAAGCCCTCCAGGCGCTCCCCGGCGTCGGCACGTACACCTCCGCGGCCATCGCCGCGTTCGCGTTCGGCCGCCGGGAGAGCGTCGTCGACACCAACATCCGCAGGGTCCATGCCCGTCTCTTCACCGGGTCCGCCCTGCCGGCGCCGGCGTTCACGGCGGCGGAGGCCCGGCTGGCGGAGCAGCTCCTGCCCGAGGACCGGGCCGAATCGGTGACGTGGAACGCCGCCGTCATGGAGCTGGGCGCCCTGGTCTGCACCGCGAGGTCCCCGAAGTGCGAGGAGTGCCCTGTCGCCGCGGAATGCGCGTGGCTCGCGGCCGGACGCCCCGAGCCCGAGTACACCCCGAAGGGCCAGTCCTGGCACGGGACCGACCGGCAGGTCCGCGGCGCCATGATGGCCGTCCTGCGGGAAGCCGGGGCACCGGTCCCCCGTGAGCTCTTCCTGGCCCGGCCGGAAGGCTGGGACGCGGACGCGGCGTCGGTCGATCTCGCGTGGGGAGGCCCGGACGGCGTCTTCCGGAAGCTCGACGCCCTGCACCGCCTCCAGGCTCCGGCTGATCAGCTGGAGCGCTGCCTGGCGGGCCTCCTCAAAGACCGGCTGGCCACGGAAAGCCCCGCGGGCCTCACCCTTTAA